In Pseudomonas fluorescens, the following are encoded in one genomic region:
- a CDS encoding SDR family NAD(P)-dependent oxidoreductase, whose translation MSMQEKVVIVTGAGGGIGRAIALEMAQAGAAVVINDVGVSLAGDGGSATPAQETQALIEALGGRAVINTDSVAEWEGAKRMVACALDNFGRLDAVVNNAGITRDAIFHKMAIEDWQQVINVHLNGTFYVSRAAAEVFREQKSGAFVHMTSTSGLIGNVGQANYSAAKLGVVALSKSIALDMQRFNVRSNCIAPFAWSRMTSAIPNQTAEEQARVERLKQMTPEKNAPLAVYLASDAAAHVNGQIFAVRRNEIFLMGQSRPVRSIHSSEGWTPDGIAEHAMPALSSSFSDLAVSGTVFGWDPV comes from the coding sequence ATGAGCATGCAAGAGAAGGTAGTGATCGTCACAGGCGCCGGCGGCGGCATTGGTCGCGCCATAGCGCTTGAAATGGCGCAGGCCGGCGCTGCAGTGGTGATCAATGATGTAGGGGTATCACTGGCAGGAGACGGCGGTTCCGCCACGCCGGCACAGGAAACCCAAGCTCTCATCGAGGCGCTGGGCGGCAGGGCTGTGATCAACACTGACAGCGTCGCCGAATGGGAGGGGGCCAAGCGAATGGTGGCCTGTGCGTTGGATAACTTTGGGCGACTGGATGCAGTGGTCAACAACGCCGGTATTACCCGCGATGCGATCTTTCACAAGATGGCGATCGAAGATTGGCAGCAGGTCATCAACGTGCATCTCAACGGTACGTTCTATGTAAGCCGGGCAGCAGCTGAAGTGTTTCGTGAGCAAAAGAGCGGTGCCTTCGTTCACATGACCAGCACCTCGGGCCTCATCGGCAACGTCGGCCAGGCCAACTACTCGGCCGCCAAGCTGGGTGTGGTGGCATTGTCCAAGTCTATTGCCCTAGACATGCAACGTTTCAACGTGCGTTCCAATTGCATTGCTCCATTCGCCTGGAGCCGTATGACCAGCGCAATTCCTAACCAGACTGCTGAAGAGCAAGCGCGAGTAGAGCGCCTCAAGCAAATGACCCCGGAGAAGAATGCACCGTTGGCCGTGTACCTCGCCAGCGACGCGGCAGCCCATGTCAACGGACAGATTTTCGCGGTACGTCGCAACGAAATTTTCCTGATGGGACAGAGCCGTCCGGTGCGTTCAATCCACAGTTCTGAGGGTTGGACACCAGATGGCATTGCAGAACATGCCATGCCAGCGCTGTCGTCCTCGTTCTCGGATTTGGCGGTCAGCGGCACGGTTTTCGGCTGGGATCCTGTTTAA
- a CDS encoding acyl-CoA dehydrogenase family protein, translated as MNNNIAETHQEIREQVRKLCSKFPGDYWRALDEVRAYPTEFVKALTESGFLSVLIPEEYGGSGLGLSAAAAILETVQQSGCNGGACHAQLYTMGTILRHGSEEQKSKYLPGIASGELRLQAFGVTEPGSGTDTSSLRTFARREDDHYVVNGQKVWTSRAEHSDLMLLLARTTPKDQVAKKTDGLSAFIVDMREVVGNGLSIRPIRTMMNHNSCEVFFDNMRVPAENLIGEEGKGFRYILSGMNAERILIAAECVGDAKWFTEKSVGYANDRQVFGRPIGQNQGIQFPIATAYAHMRAAELMVKDALRKYEAGEDCGAEANMAKMLAADASWEAANASIQTHGGFGFAEEYDVERKFRETRLYQVAPISTNLILSYVAEHVLGLPRSY; from the coding sequence ATGAACAATAATATTGCTGAAACCCATCAAGAAATCCGCGAACAGGTTCGGAAGTTGTGTAGCAAATTCCCCGGTGATTATTGGCGCGCACTGGACGAAGTTCGTGCCTACCCTACGGAGTTTGTTAAAGCGCTGACTGAGTCAGGTTTTCTTTCTGTACTTATTCCGGAGGAATATGGCGGTTCCGGCCTCGGTCTCTCGGCAGCAGCAGCAATTCTCGAAACCGTCCAGCAAAGTGGCTGCAACGGTGGTGCCTGCCATGCGCAGCTCTACACCATGGGCACAATCCTTCGTCACGGTTCCGAGGAACAAAAATCCAAGTACCTGCCAGGCATTGCCAGTGGGGAGCTGCGTTTGCAAGCTTTCGGTGTTACCGAACCGGGTAGCGGTACCGATACCTCTTCGTTACGCACTTTTGCGCGTCGCGAGGACGACCATTACGTGGTCAATGGCCAAAAGGTCTGGACAAGTCGTGCAGAGCATTCGGACCTGATGCTGCTTTTGGCTCGCACCACACCGAAAGACCAGGTCGCCAAAAAGACGGATGGTCTCTCGGCGTTTATCGTCGACATGCGTGAAGTGGTAGGCAATGGGCTGAGCATCCGGCCAATCCGCACGATGATGAACCATAACAGCTGCGAAGTGTTCTTCGACAACATGCGTGTGCCTGCCGAGAACCTGATCGGTGAAGAGGGTAAGGGCTTCCGCTACATCCTTTCGGGCATGAATGCGGAACGTATCCTGATCGCTGCCGAATGCGTGGGCGACGCAAAATGGTTCACCGAAAAATCCGTCGGCTATGCCAATGACCGTCAGGTGTTTGGCCGGCCAATCGGGCAGAACCAAGGCATTCAGTTTCCAATTGCGACAGCCTATGCGCACATGCGCGCCGCTGAGTTGATGGTCAAGGATGCTTTGCGCAAATACGAAGCCGGCGAGGACTGTGGCGCAGAGGCCAACATGGCCAAAATGCTTGCCGCCGATGCGTCATGGGAAGCAGCCAACGCCTCCATCCAGACCCATGGTGGTTTTGGTTTCGCGGAAGAGTATGACGTCGAACGAAAATTCCGCGAAACACGTCTTTACCAGGTTGCGCCTATCTCAACCAACTTGATTCTGAGTTATGTGGCGGAGCATGTACTCGGCTTGCCTCGGTCTTATTAA
- a CDS encoding MaoC family dehydratase N-terminal domain-containing protein — MTTVETQELRTWIGRTKEDADIITPRLAQSYRATLAPLVSESELLTPGLHWCLSPPIEATGDLGADGHPRTGDFLPPVPLPRRMWAGGEIEHLRPLQVGYLVKRVSKISDVQLKEGRAGLLCFVSVEHTYSCAGEVAIRERQDIVYRGAHQQAPATAAAPLAGARPKHDVSVSIDTPSALLFRYSALTFNAHRIHYDLPYATEVEGYTGLVVQGPLQASLLLNLATRFKGRIPRLFSYRGQAPLVAGSAFNVAGKEAADGGFDCWTQGADNQLNMVARATW, encoded by the coding sequence ATGACTACAGTTGAAACCCAGGAACTGCGCACCTGGATCGGGCGTACGAAAGAAGACGCCGACATCATCACGCCTCGATTAGCGCAGTCTTATCGGGCGACGTTGGCGCCGCTTGTGAGCGAGTCGGAACTCTTAACGCCCGGTTTGCACTGGTGTCTATCTCCGCCGATTGAAGCGACTGGGGACCTGGGCGCTGATGGTCATCCACGTACCGGAGATTTCCTGCCGCCGGTGCCCTTGCCGCGACGCATGTGGGCAGGTGGTGAAATTGAACATCTACGGCCCTTGCAGGTTGGCTATCTCGTCAAGCGTGTTTCCAAAATCAGCGATGTTCAGTTGAAGGAAGGGCGTGCCGGATTGCTGTGTTTTGTGAGCGTGGAGCATACCTACAGCTGTGCGGGTGAGGTGGCGATTCGTGAGCGCCAGGACATCGTCTATCGTGGAGCACATCAACAAGCGCCGGCAACCGCTGCGGCCCCATTGGCTGGGGCGAGGCCTAAACATGACGTCAGTGTCAGCATCGACACCCCTTCGGCATTGCTATTTCGATACAGCGCGTTGACCTTCAACGCGCATCGAATTCACTACGACTTACCCTACGCAACAGAAGTGGAAGGCTATACGGGTTTAGTGGTGCAGGGCCCACTTCAAGCCAGCTTGCTGTTGAATTTGGCTACGCGTTTTAAGGGGCGCATTCCCCGGCTGTTCAGCTACCGCGGGCAGGCTCCGCTGGTGGCTGGGAGCGCGTTCAATGTGGCTGGAAAAGAAGCAGCCGATGGCGGGTTCGATTGCTGGACCCAGGGTGCTGACAACCAACTGAACATGGTGGCGAGGGCGACATGGTAA
- a CDS encoding CoA ester lyase, which translates to MVNHVIRAPVAPLFVPGDRPERFHKAATSGADAVILDLEDAVTADRRVDARLAVAAHTITEVPVIVRINASFTEDFVADLNALRHTKFDALLLAKAERAEDVLAVHAQFGRQVSVIVLVETAQGFADLRALLAAPGVVLAVFGSLDLALDLGCVANWEALAYMRSQLVLASRIQGLSAPLDGVCTDLNDVALIGDEARHASDLGFGGKLAIHPRQVSAIQAAFQPDEKSLAWARAVVAASQQGAAIQVDGNMVDRPLIERARRILARKQ; encoded by the coding sequence ATGGTAAATCATGTTATCCGGGCGCCTGTCGCGCCATTGTTCGTGCCGGGGGATCGGCCCGAGCGGTTTCATAAAGCCGCAACCAGTGGTGCGGATGCGGTGATCCTCGACCTCGAAGATGCCGTAACTGCAGATCGCAGGGTCGATGCGCGACTCGCAGTTGCAGCGCACACCATCACTGAAGTGCCAGTGATTGTACGAATCAATGCCAGTTTTACCGAAGACTTTGTCGCGGACCTCAATGCATTGCGTCATACGAAGTTCGATGCCTTGTTGTTGGCCAAGGCCGAGCGAGCAGAGGACGTGCTTGCGGTGCATGCTCAATTTGGCCGTCAGGTATCCGTTATTGTGTTGGTTGAGACCGCTCAAGGCTTCGCTGATCTGCGGGCGCTGTTGGCGGCTCCGGGGGTCGTTCTGGCTGTATTTGGTTCTTTGGATTTAGCGCTCGACTTGGGGTGCGTTGCGAATTGGGAGGCCTTGGCCTACATGCGTTCGCAACTGGTTTTGGCTAGCCGTATTCAGGGGTTAAGCGCGCCGTTAGATGGAGTGTGCACGGACCTGAATGACGTCGCTTTGATCGGCGACGAGGCTCGTCACGCTTCTGATCTGGGGTTCGGAGGGAAGCTGGCCATTCATCCTCGCCAAGTATCGGCTATCCAGGCCGCATTCCAGCCTGACGAGAAAAGCCTGGCGTGGGCGCGAGCGGTGGTTGCTGCTTCGCAGCAAGGTGCCGCCATTCAGGTTGACGGGAACATGGTTGATCGTCCGCTTATTGAGCGGGCGAGACGCATTTTAGCCCGCAAACAATAA
- a CDS encoding electron transfer flavoprotein subunit beta/FixA family protein: MKVLVAVKRVVDYNVKVRVKADNSGVDLANVKMSMNPFCEIAVEEAVRLKEKGVATEIVVVSVGPSTAQEQLRTALALGADRAILVESAEDLTSLAVAKLLKAVVDKEQPQLVILGKQAIDSDNNQSGQMLAALSGYGQGTFASKVEISGDSVAVTREIDGGAQTVSLKLPAIVTTDLRLNEPRYASLPNIMKAKKKPLEVLTPDALGVSTASTNKTVKVEAPAARSAGIKVKSVAELVEKLKNEAKVI; the protein is encoded by the coding sequence ATGAAAGTTCTCGTCGCAGTGAAACGCGTTGTGGATTACAACGTCAAGGTTCGCGTCAAGGCGGACAATTCCGGTGTCGACCTCGCCAACGTCAAGATGTCGATGAACCCATTCTGCGAAATCGCAGTGGAAGAAGCCGTACGCCTGAAAGAGAAGGGCGTTGCGACTGAAATCGTCGTCGTCTCCGTGGGCCCGTCTACCGCTCAAGAGCAACTGCGCACCGCGCTGGCTCTGGGTGCCGACCGTGCCATCCTCGTCGAGTCCGCCGAAGATCTGACTTCCCTGGCCGTTGCCAAACTGTTGAAAGCGGTTGTCGACAAGGAGCAGCCTCAGCTGGTGATCCTTGGCAAACAAGCCATCGACAGCGACAACAACCAGTCTGGCCAGATGCTCGCCGCATTGAGCGGCTACGGTCAGGGCACCTTCGCCTCCAAAGTCGAAATCAGCGGCGATAGCGTTGCTGTCACCCGCGAAATCGACGGCGGCGCGCAGACCGTTTCCCTGAAGCTGCCGGCCATCGTCACCACCGACCTGCGTTTGAACGAGCCGCGCTACGCGTCCCTGCCAAACATCATGAAAGCCAAGAAGAAGCCTCTCGAAGTGCTGACTCCGGACGCTTTGGGCGTTTCCACCGCCTCCACCAACAAGACCGTGAAAGTCGAAGCGCCTGCTGCACGCAGCGCGGGTATCAAGGTCAAGTCGGTGGCTGAACTGGTCGAGAAACTGAAAAACGAAGCGAAGGTGATTTAA
- a CDS encoding FAD-binding protein — MTILVIAEHDNKVLAPATLNTVAAAAKIGGDIHVLVAGQGVGNVAESAAKIAGVAKVLVADNTAFANQLPENVAPLVASLVIEQHAIYNHVLASATSNGKNILPRVAAALDVDQISEIISVESADTFKRPIYAGNAIATVQSNAAVKVITVRATGFDPVAAEGGSASVETVAAAHDAGTSSFVGEELAKSDRPELTAAKIVVSGGRGMQNGDNFKHLYALADKLGAAVGASRAAVDAGFVPNDMQVGQTGKIVAPQLYIAVGISGAIQHLAGMKDSKVIVAINKDEEAPIFQVADYGLVADLFDVVPELTQALS, encoded by the coding sequence ATGACGATTTTGGTGATTGCTGAACACGACAACAAGGTGCTGGCCCCGGCCACGCTGAACACCGTGGCTGCCGCTGCCAAAATCGGCGGCGACATCCACGTGCTGGTTGCCGGCCAAGGTGTTGGCAACGTGGCTGAATCCGCGGCGAAAATCGCTGGCGTGGCGAAAGTGCTTGTGGCCGACAACACCGCCTTCGCCAATCAACTCCCGGAGAACGTTGCACCATTAGTGGCCAGCCTGGTAATTGAGCAGCACGCGATATACAACCATGTCCTAGCCTCTGCCACTTCCAACGGTAAAAACATCCTGCCGCGCGTAGCCGCTGCGCTGGACGTCGACCAGATCTCCGAGATCATCTCGGTAGAAAGCGCCGACACCTTCAAGCGTCCGATCTACGCCGGTAACGCCATCGCTACCGTGCAATCGAACGCAGCAGTGAAAGTGATCACCGTGCGTGCGACCGGTTTCGACCCGGTTGCTGCTGAAGGCGGTTCCGCTTCGGTTGAAACCGTTGCTGCGGCTCACGACGCTGGCACCTCCAGCTTCGTTGGCGAAGAGTTGGCCAAGTCCGATCGTCCGGAACTGACCGCTGCCAAGATCGTCGTTTCCGGCGGTCGCGGCATGCAGAACGGCGACAACTTCAAACACCTGTACGCCCTGGCTGACAAGCTGGGCGCTGCTGTCGGTGCTTCGCGCGCTGCGGTCGACGCAGGTTTCGTACCCAACGACATGCAGGTCGGTCAGACCGGCAAGATCGTTGCTCCTCAGCTGTACATCGCCGTCGGTATCTCCGGCGCGATCCAGCACCTGGCCGGCATGAAAGACTCCAAAGTGATCGTTGCGATCAACAAGGACGAAGAAGCGCCGATTTTCCAGGTGGCCGATTACGGCCTGGTGGCGGATCTGTTCGATGTGGTGCCTGAGCTCACTCAAGCGCTTTCCTGA
- a CDS encoding acetyl-CoA C-acetyltransferase, with protein MRTPVGAFGGSLSSVPVEKLGAAVVRAILDKTGLVPERIDDVVFAQSYANSETPCVGRWIALEAGLPVSVPGMQLDRRCGGGLQALINAAMMIQTGAADVVLAGGVESMSQIEYYSTDMRWGKRSGSAQLHDRLDRGRERSQPEWRFGRISGMIETAENLATTYGISRESADEYALRSHQRAAQAWASGRFAQEVVPISVPQRKGDPKIVSQDEGFRADSNADSLAKLRVLIQGGTVTAGNAAQQNDAAAACLVVAEDKLEELGLQPLAYLNGWAAAGCEPSVMGIGPVSAVQKLLGKTGLTIDQMDLVEINEAFACQVLAVLKGLGWNDPDKLNVNGSGISLGHPVGATGMRILTTLLHELERRQGRYGLETMCIGGGQGLAAIFERAR; from the coding sequence ATGCGGACCCCGGTCGGGGCCTTTGGCGGCAGTTTGAGCAGCGTCCCGGTGGAGAAGCTCGGCGCCGCTGTGGTCAGGGCCATTCTTGATAAAACGGGCCTCGTCCCAGAGAGGATCGATGACGTCGTCTTTGCTCAATCCTATGCGAACTCTGAGACTCCTTGCGTTGGCCGTTGGATTGCCCTAGAGGCTGGATTGCCGGTTTCGGTACCGGGCATGCAGTTGGATCGACGTTGCGGCGGTGGCCTGCAGGCTTTGATCAACGCAGCCATGATGATCCAGACCGGTGCTGCTGACGTAGTGTTGGCAGGTGGAGTGGAGAGTATGAGCCAGATCGAGTACTACAGTACCGATATGCGCTGGGGTAAGCGTTCCGGTTCGGCACAACTACATGACCGCTTGGATCGGGGGCGGGAACGCTCCCAGCCGGAATGGCGCTTCGGTCGCATCTCGGGAATGATCGAAACTGCGGAGAACCTGGCAACGACTTACGGTATCAGCCGTGAATCGGCGGATGAATACGCGCTACGAAGCCACCAACGAGCTGCTCAAGCATGGGCCAGTGGTCGGTTTGCGCAGGAGGTGGTACCCATCAGCGTGCCGCAGCGTAAAGGTGATCCGAAGATCGTCAGTCAGGACGAGGGTTTTCGCGCCGACTCCAACGCCGATTCTTTGGCGAAGTTGCGAGTGCTGATACAGGGCGGCACCGTTACCGCCGGCAACGCTGCGCAACAGAATGATGCTGCGGCTGCCTGCCTGGTAGTCGCTGAGGACAAACTTGAAGAGTTAGGTCTTCAGCCTCTTGCTTACCTCAATGGTTGGGCCGCGGCGGGGTGCGAACCCTCCGTAATGGGCATTGGACCGGTTTCTGCGGTGCAGAAATTACTTGGCAAGACCGGACTGACTATTGATCAGATGGACCTGGTGGAAATTAACGAAGCGTTTGCCTGCCAAGTGCTCGCCGTGCTGAAGGGGCTTGGTTGGAATGACCCGGACAAACTGAACGTCAACGGATCGGGAATTTCCCTCGGGCACCCTGTTGGCGCTACGGGCATGCGAATTTTGACGACACTGTTGCATGAGCTGGAGCGTCGGCAAGGCCGTTACGGCCTGGAAACGATGTGCATTGGCGGCGGCCAAGGACTGGCAGCGATTTTCGAACGCGCCAGGTGA
- a CDS encoding acetyl-CoA hydrolase/transferase C-terminal domain-containing protein yields MQLVSLEELDLVGLVRPGALIVWGQGAAEPLALTERLMEHRHAIGDMKVFIGASLTDTVNPAHADAVHFMSYCAMGKNRELAKANGLNILPSHYSGLSEQLADLDVLMLQVAEGPVPDTFSFSVAHEYLVPLLKSAKLVIAQINDQAPWTYGEQLITRDEIDYAVRVSRPLPELLSTRASEVEQAIAKNVCALIEDRSTLQLGIGALPAAILGGLRSHRHLGIHSGTIGDEVAELTERGVITNACKRIDTNVTIAGVMLGGRRIHEFADRNPRVQFRSTAYTHNLAVIGQLERFVALNSAIEVDLSGQINSEVAGGRYVGAVGGAMDFIRGAHLSHGGLPIIALPSTAMGGAVSRIVECLSGPVSTPRADAGIIVTEHGVADLRGRTLKQRRELMLSIAHPAFRNELDDRTPVT; encoded by the coding sequence ATGCAGCTAGTCTCATTAGAAGAATTGGACTTGGTAGGGCTGGTCCGTCCAGGTGCCTTGATTGTCTGGGGGCAGGGCGCGGCGGAACCGCTTGCCCTCACTGAGCGACTGATGGAACATCGTCATGCCATTGGTGATATGAAGGTGTTCATCGGTGCCAGTCTGACTGACACGGTCAATCCTGCGCATGCCGACGCCGTCCATTTCATGTCGTATTGTGCGATGGGCAAGAATCGTGAGCTTGCGAAGGCGAACGGTTTGAATATTTTGCCCAGCCACTATTCCGGACTATCCGAGCAACTTGCCGATCTGGATGTCCTGATGCTTCAGGTCGCGGAAGGCCCGGTTCCTGACACATTCAGCTTTTCGGTTGCCCATGAATACCTTGTTCCCTTGCTCAAGTCTGCGAAACTGGTCATTGCACAGATCAACGATCAAGCGCCGTGGACCTATGGCGAGCAACTGATCACAAGAGATGAAATTGACTACGCCGTTCGGGTATCGCGTCCCTTGCCTGAATTATTGAGTACCCGCGCCAGCGAGGTAGAGCAGGCGATTGCCAAGAATGTCTGTGCGCTTATCGAGGACCGATCGACCCTGCAATTGGGGATCGGCGCTTTGCCTGCAGCGATCCTTGGTGGCCTGAGAAGTCACCGTCATCTGGGTATACATTCAGGCACCATTGGTGACGAGGTGGCCGAGCTGACCGAGCGCGGAGTGATCACCAATGCCTGCAAACGCATCGATACCAATGTGACGATTGCGGGTGTGATGTTGGGGGGGCGACGAATCCATGAGTTTGCCGACCGTAATCCACGAGTGCAGTTTCGTTCTACGGCTTACACCCACAACCTGGCGGTCATCGGTCAATTAGAGCGATTTGTCGCGCTGAATTCGGCGATTGAGGTGGACTTGTCCGGCCAGATCAATTCCGAAGTGGCGGGTGGGCGTTACGTCGGTGCGGTCGGAGGTGCGATGGATTTTATCCGCGGCGCTCACTTATCGCATGGTGGCTTGCCAATCATTGCTTTGCCATCTACGGCCATGGGAGGTGCAGTCAGCCGAATTGTCGAATGCCTGAGTGGCCCAGTATCCACTCCACGGGCAGATGCCGGCATCATCGTGACGGAACACGGCGTCGCCGACTTGCGCGGGCGCACGCTCAAGCAGCGTAGAGAGCTGATGCTATCCATTGCTCATCCGGCGTTTCGTAACGAACTGGACGACCGGACGCCGGTGACCTAA
- a CDS encoding ABC transporter substrate-binding protein: MTLKIKTITSIACLLMGSVFAVQSQASAPEIIKLGMSLPLSGAGANWGIGGFWLCKQAAIEISEKGGVKVGDKVFNFECLAYDNKYNAADGAKVAQTLLSKDKVKFVAGSLGTAPVRALQSLSERQGVLIFTTAWGASIKGPKYPLTFTQMSTPNEIAYPLVKYVKSVNEGVKSVILLNPNDATGQETEQVARKAWEAVGVKVLSSDWYERGTAEFQPIAAKMAAMQPDVIDLCSSPPADSGRVFKELDGMGWNGVKVIEVGTGSDGLLATGNGAVENTYMGAAITFDPANSTEHQRSLNDGARALTGESLNAVQIGFYDSVKALAAAIEKSQSIDPREVAKTLPTISFDSFYGPSAFGGQSIYGTPQQILVPVIVTQIKNGQLVEVERIQPEELVARKQ; this comes from the coding sequence ATGACGTTAAAAATAAAAACTATCACATCTATCGCCTGTTTGTTGATGGGCTCGGTGTTTGCTGTGCAAAGCCAGGCTAGCGCTCCCGAAATTATAAAGCTTGGCATGTCATTGCCCCTTTCTGGCGCGGGTGCCAACTGGGGTATCGGTGGATTTTGGCTATGCAAGCAAGCGGCAATCGAAATATCTGAAAAGGGTGGCGTTAAAGTCGGAGACAAAGTTTTTAACTTTGAATGCTTGGCTTATGACAATAAATACAATGCTGCGGACGGTGCTAAAGTTGCGCAAACCTTACTGAGCAAAGACAAAGTAAAATTTGTTGCGGGTAGTCTTGGAACAGCACCAGTGCGCGCTTTGCAATCATTATCCGAGCGCCAGGGTGTGCTTATTTTCACAACTGCCTGGGGCGCCAGTATCAAGGGCCCAAAATACCCGCTTACATTCACTCAGATGAGCACGCCGAATGAGATCGCCTATCCGTTGGTTAAGTACGTCAAAAGCGTAAACGAAGGAGTTAAGTCGGTCATCCTGTTGAATCCCAACGATGCCACCGGCCAGGAAACTGAACAAGTGGCACGCAAGGCCTGGGAAGCGGTCGGTGTGAAAGTGTTGTCCAGTGACTGGTACGAGCGCGGTACCGCGGAATTCCAACCGATTGCCGCCAAGATGGCCGCCATGCAGCCAGACGTCATTGACCTGTGCTCCAGCCCGCCAGCTGACAGTGGCCGGGTCTTCAAGGAGCTCGATGGCATGGGCTGGAATGGGGTAAAGGTGATTGAGGTGGGAACCGGGTCCGACGGTTTGCTGGCCACGGGCAATGGTGCTGTCGAGAACACTTATATGGGCGCGGCCATAACTTTTGACCCGGCCAACTCCACCGAGCATCAGCGCAGTTTGAACGATGGAGCCAGGGCGTTGACGGGGGAGTCGCTGAATGCGGTGCAGATTGGTTTCTATGATTCGGTCAAGGCACTGGCGGCCGCTATTGAGAAATCTCAGAGCATTGATCCGCGGGAAGTCGCCAAAACCCTGCCAACCATTTCCTTCGACTCATTTTATGGTCCTTCGGCATTTGGCGGTCAGAGCATATATGGGACTCCCCAGCAGATACTCGTTCCGGTCATCGTCACGCAAATAAAGAATGGGCAGTTAGTGGAAGTGGAGAGGATTCAACCCGAGGAGTTGGTCGCCCGTAAACAATAA
- a CDS encoding branched-chain amino acid ABC transporter permease encodes MATLLQLVLTTIQIGAVYVLFALGLTLIFGVLKIVNFAHGQFFTLSALIVAVAIPWLTGHGYSLSVAYITGLMAGVLLATLLGAVIYQLGFRYFQRDMMGSFILSAGLVLLFEGIYLDVFGGAVRSVPALIDGAVSFLGVRLSAQRLLICVIAVLLTAGLTWVLAKTKFGNALRAVSIDHEAAMLQGIPYKSIAFRGFVFATLIGAIAGALVAPISSVSPTFGDSFLVKGFIAVIVGGLGSVPGAIIGSLLIAFIEAFGGFYFDPSSSSLAIFVLVMLVLLVRPKGLLGHG; translated from the coding sequence ATGGCCACTTTGTTACAGCTTGTCCTGACTACGATACAGATTGGAGCTGTCTATGTATTGTTTGCGCTGGGGCTGACATTGATTTTCGGTGTATTGAAAATTGTTAACTTTGCGCATGGTCAATTCTTTACTTTGTCGGCACTGATTGTGGCAGTTGCTATTCCTTGGCTTACGGGTCATGGTTATTCTTTGTCGGTCGCCTATATCACGGGATTGATGGCGGGTGTTTTATTAGCGACGCTGCTAGGAGCCGTTATCTACCAACTTGGATTCAGGTACTTTCAGCGGGACATGATGGGTTCATTCATATTGTCCGCCGGACTTGTATTGCTGTTCGAAGGCATTTACCTGGATGTATTCGGTGGTGCAGTGCGCTCGGTACCGGCATTGATCGACGGCGCTGTCAGTTTTCTGGGTGTGCGTTTAAGTGCCCAACGATTGCTGATTTGCGTCATCGCGGTGCTACTGACTGCAGGATTGACTTGGGTCTTGGCCAAAACCAAGTTCGGGAATGCATTGCGGGCGGTGTCTATCGATCATGAAGCCGCCATGCTCCAGGGTATTCCTTACAAGTCCATTGCGTTTCGCGGCTTTGTGTTTGCCACATTGATCGGCGCCATCGCTGGTGCTTTGGTGGCGCCGATTTCTTCGGTCTCGCCGACCTTCGGTGACAGCTTTTTGGTGAAGGGTTTCATTGCAGTGATCGTCGGTGGCCTGGGCAGTGTGCCGGGCGCAATCATCGGCAGCCTGCTGATTGCCTTCATCGAAGCCTTTGGTGGGTTCTATTTCGATCCGTCGAGTTCAAGCCTGGCGATTTTCGTTCTGGTTATGCTCGTGTTGTTGGTTCGTCCTAAAGGGTTGCTCGGTCATGGATAA